The nucleotide sequence GAGTCTGTTGCTTCTTTAAGAAGATAAAATGTTTCTTTAGAATTATAGTTTTCCCTTTGAACATCATAAATCAACAAATATTCGGATTTAGGATTAGTACCATCCACTATATTTGTTTCCCATTTTAGAAGTTTTCTATCTTTAACTTTGCCTAATTTAATATCGACAATACCACTATCTTTTTTAAAATCTTCTTTAGATATTTTATCAAAAAAACTATTGCTAAATAATTTTAAATTATCATCTCTTTTATCAAATTTAAGATTCTCAAAATAAAGATTTACTACTTTTTCAGCCTCAATTTTGTCCGTTATCGTATTTTTTCTTTGTATATTGAGTTTATTACAAGAATACAAAAATGACACGCTAACTAATACTAATAATAATTTTTTCATTGCTTTTTTTATTTATAAACTTGCCCTTCACATTCCCAATTATAAGATAGGATTGTATCTTTTTTATGGATATTAAACGTTAGTTCTCCTTTTCTTTTAATTATAGTATCTCCACGCTCTATTTGATCTCTGTATGTATACCACCATCTTTGATTCTCACTTGAAACAGTATATTTACCATCTTCTATGCTAATACCTTTAATTGACATTGTAGTAGTGTTATCCGGCGATAATTCATCTACAATTATTAAGCACTCTTCGTTTCTGTATCCATTTGCATTCCATTCACAATCTGTTTTACAAGATATAAATAGAAAAAGAGAACTAATAATAAAAATTTTTTTTTTCATTGCTTAAAACATTTTTGGTGGAGTTATTGCTTGTAATACTGTGTTTTGGATTCTAGACATACCATTAGGAATATCATTTTTAAGATTACTTAATTTATAAGATTTTGTATTAGATTTTGAAACTCCTAATCCATAACCAAATCCTACCCCATAAGTTTTAGCCCCTCTTGTTGCGGCTTGAGTGTTATTTCCTATAGTTCTAGAAGAAGTTCCATAACTACCTTTAACCACATAGCCTGCACTATATGTCAAATCTTCTCCTCCTAGTTCATTTAATATATCTGTACTACCTCCAAATAAATTATGAGCATTAAGAGTAACTCCACCACCAAATCCAGGCTTTGTAAATTCACCTACTCCATAATCAAATCCGTATACTAATGCGGCATCATCTCCTGTTGCTGCTAATGAAAGTGTAGCATTAAAATTAATAATTCCTAAACTGATCCCAAAGCTACCACCTATACTCATTGCATCAAACCAACTTTGATCAACGCCACTGCTATTACCCGGCACCATAGCTAATGCCTCTTTACGGAAATCGTCTACAAATCCATCTATTATTTTTGTACCTATATTTCTATTGTCATGTTCAATAGTTATTTCTTGTAAAGTAGTACTACCAACCAATTCATTAGTACCCCCACTCAAGTTTTCCCATAAGTCACCATTTAATTTCCATTTTGTACCATCTTCGTCAGTATGTTGATGTCCTTGAGGAAATTCACCCTCAGGTGGTCCTTCAGCACTCATCCCCGTAGGATCAACCAACATAATTGGATTATTATTCACATATTGGTAAGGCGTCATCGTCTGTTCCGCCAGTGGGTCCACACTTACAAATATACTAATTCTTGGGTCATAATAACGAGCGCCGTAATAATACATTTGTGTGGCATTATTATAACTCTAATAAAAAAAGCGGTTTCAAATTACTGAAACCGCTTTTTTAGCTTTTAATTGTTATAGCTTAAAACATCCATCTCATGGAAGAGGTTTTAAAAACATCGTGGATATAATCGCCTTCTATCAATAGCAAACATGCCAAATAAGCAATTAGGAAAACCATTGGTGCAACGATTGACCAGCGGAATGATGATTTTTCACCTTCTAAGTGCATGAACGCCCACATGATATAGTACGCTTTTACAATGGTTAAAATGATGAAAATCCAGTTTAAGTAGCTTAAATTTAATAAACTGTTGTGAAATAATGCATCGGGTTTATAAATACCCAAAACAACTTCTACTATTGTAAGGATTGATAAGTAAATGAATACTTGCCAAATTCTTTTTGTATTTGATGCGTGTGCTCCCATTTTTTTAATTTTTTTTAGATGATTATACTAAATAGAAGAATGTAAATACAAACACCCATACTAAATCTACAAAGTGCCAGTATAATCCAACTTTTTCAACCATTTCGTAGGTTCTTCTTTTTTCGTAAGTACCCAACAACACATTAAAGAA is from Paenimyroides aestuarii and encodes:
- a CDS encoding cytochrome C oxidase subunit IV family protein: MGAHASNTKRIWQVFIYLSILTIVEVVLGIYKPDALFHNSLLNLSYLNWIFIILTIVKAYYIMWAFMHLEGEKSSFRWSIVAPMVFLIAYLACLLLIEGDYIHDVFKTSSMRWMF